From a single Lolium rigidum isolate FL_2022 chromosome 7, APGP_CSIRO_Lrig_0.1, whole genome shotgun sequence genomic region:
- the LOC124674041 gene encoding dihydroorotate dehydrogenase (quinone), mitochondrial gives MSSAAASAWRRSLRGALLRGSPWRAGAGAGPSRQASTASAASSGAAAAAPNKVPPPPRKGRLLTGAMIGLTIAGGAYVSTTDEATLCGWIFRSTELVNPLFALLDAEFAHRLAVTAAAHGFVPKEKRPDPPVLGLEVWGRNFTNPIGLAAGFDKNAEAVEGLLGLGFGFVEVGSVTPQPQEGNPKPRIFRLKEHGAVINRCGFNSEGIVVVAKRLGAQHGKRKMEETSSYPSSTSNVKQGGKAGPGILGVNLGKNKTSEDAAADYVQGVHSLSQYADYLVINISSPNTPGLRALQGRKQLRELVKKVHDARDEMQWAEDGPPPLLVKIAPDLSKEDLEDIAAVALSSKLDGLIISNTTIARPPPAETHPLAQEAGGLSGKPLFDSSTRVLKEMYILTGGTIPLIGCGGVTSGEDAYKKIRSGATLVQLYTALAYGGPALIPRIKAELAECLERDGFKSVQQAVGADCKPKKA, from the exons atgtcctccgccgccgccagcgcgtGGCGGCGCTCCCTCCGCGGCGCACTCCTGCGCGGCTCCCCCtggcgcgccggcgccggcgccggcccctCCCGGCAGGCCAGCACGGCTTCCGCAGCTTcgtcgggcgcggcggcggctgctcctAATAAGGTGCCCCCGCCTCCCCGCAAG GGTAGGCTTTTGACTGGGGCCATGATAGGGCTGACTATTGCTGGAGGTGCTTACGTGAGTACTACCGACGAGGCCACACTTTG TGGCTGGATATTCAGATCAACAGAACTGGTGAATCCGCTTTTTGCACTGCTAGATGCAGAGTTTGCTCATCGTTTGGCTGTTACTGCTGCTGCTCATGGATTTGTTCCAAAAGAAAAGAGACCTGATCCACCAGTTCTTGGCCTAGAGGTCTGGGGCAGGAACTTTACAAATCCAATTGGTCTTGCTGCTGGTTTCGATAAAAATGCCGAGGCCGTTGAGGGTCTATtgggtcttggatttggctttgtGGAAGTTGGCTCTGTGACACCACAGCCTCAAGAGGGAAATCCCAAGCCTCGGATATTCAGATTGAAAGAGCATGG TGCTGTAATCAATCGCTGCGGGTTCAACAGTGAAGGAATTGTAGTAGTCGCTAAGCGTCTTGGGGCACAACATGGTAAGCGGAAGATGGAGGAAACTTCAAGCTATCCTTCATCAACCAGTAATGTAAAGCAGGGAGGGAAAGCAGGACCTGGAATTCTGGGTGTCAATCTTGGCAAGAATAAGACTAGTGAAGATGCTGCTGCTGACTATGTTCAAGGAGTTCATTCGTTGTCGCAGTATGCTGATTACCTG GTCATTAATATCTCTTCCCCAAATACTCCAGGCCTTCGGGCCTTGCAAGGTAGAAAGCAACTGAGGGAACTTGTGAAGAAG GTGCATGATGCACGGGATGAGATGCAGTGGGCTGAAGATGGTCCACCACCATTGCTTGTGAAGATTGCACCGGACTTGTCGAAGGAGGACCTTGAGGACATTGCTGCG GTTGCTCTTTCTTCCAAGTTGGATGGCCTG ATTATATCGAACACAACAATTGCAAGGCCACCTCCTGCAGAAACACATCCACTAGCTCAAGAAGCCGGTGGATTAAGCGGGAAGCCTCTATTTGATTCATCTACTCGCGTCCTCAAGGAGATGTATATCCTTACAGGG GGCACTATTCCCCTCATAGGCTGTGGTGGTGTAACTAG CGGTGAGGATGCGTACAAGAAGATACGTTCTGGAGCTACACTTGTTCAACTTTACACTGCCCTTGCCTATGGTGGTCCAGCTCTCATCCCAAGAATAAAG GCTGAGCTAGCAGAATGTCTGGAAAGAGACGGTTTCAAATCGGTCCAGCAAGCAGTGGGAGCAGATTGCAAGCCCAAGAAGGCCTGA